The region TCCCACCGGCGTTTCCGAATCCGCGTCGCGGTCGTGTCCGTGATCCAGCCCGGTGCCCGCCACTCTCCCGCCTCGTAGAGCCGATGGATATCGTCGTCGTTCGTGCCCCAGACGAAACAGTGATCGAAGCGACGCTGGAATCGGTTGAGCGCATCACCGGTCGCGTGTTTGACGACGACGTGCATCGGCGCGAGATCGCCGACGAACTCGTCGATCGTCTCGAGAGACGGATGGTTACGGAGCTCGACGTGCTGGGTCGTACAGCGCACGTCCGAAATCGCCGCCGCATCACCCGTCGCGAGCTGGACGAAGACGCCAGCGGGGTCGTCCTCGATCGCGTCCAAGAGCCGGGACGCACTTCCCCGCGCGGGCGTCTCCGGGCCGGCGATCGTCACCCGCCCCTCCTCGAGCACCTCGGCAGTCCCATCGAACACCGCTCGTGTCTCGACTCCGGGAACGTCGAACTCGAGTGCGTTGTACAGTTTAGCGGCCTGCCCGACGAGCGTGATCGGCAGCGAGCGATCCAGCTCAGCCGTAATCCGTCCCAGCAACACCGCGTAGTGAACGCCGGTCAGGGAACTCGTCGCGACGACGACCCGCGAGCCGGCGTACGCTCGCTCGAGCACCGTTTCCAACGACTCGTTGAGCGCAGTCGGGTAGGACTCGTCGGTCGAAACGTTCAGGAGCACCGCGTCGATATCGAACGGGAACGTCGGGTCCAGTCCCGGAAAGCCCGCACAGGGGCGGGTCGTGAAATCGCCAGTTACCAGGAGATGCCGTTCCCCGTTCAAGAGCCCGTCAGCAACAGTCTCGTCGCGAAAGCGCACGACGAAGCCGGCTGCGCCCGGTGTGTGACCGGCGCTGACCGGCCGGACCTCGAGGTCGTGCAGGATCGACGTCCAGTCGTCGATCGGCTCGAGTGCGTCCAGCGCGTCCGACACGTCCCCGACATCGTTGTCCTTCCGGGCTTCCGGCAGTGCGTGCTCGAGGGCGGTCGCGGTCGCCGGCGACGCGTAAATCGGTGCGTTGTGTCGAACGTTTCTCGCGAGCGTTCGATAGTGATCGATGTGTGCGTGCGTGAGGAGAATCGCGTTGAGATACTCGTCCGCTGCGAGTAGCGAATCCAGCTCGACACCGTCGCCGGCGTCCACGAGAATGCACGCGCGTGTCCCATCATCGGTCGTGAATCGGAGGAGCGTCGATTCGTTACCGCCCCTTATGTTCGTATTCTGATAGGAGACGCGCATACACTTGTCCTCACTCACGGCTGGCGCTACTTAAATTCCACCTCAACTGTTAGCCAATTATAACATAATGGCGACAGATGTGTCTCGTGCCATCGACGCCGACCGTCGACTCGAACACCGGACGTGGTCGCAGCCCGGGTTCCCGGCTCGGTGCGCAGTCCCACCGTTCTACTCGGGGTATAACTCGTCCTCGCGGTCGACGCCGTCGATGCGGACGACGTCCGCCTCGTCCAACTCGAGATCCAGGGCCGCGCGGTTCGCCTCGAGGTGGTCCCGACTGGACGCCTTCGGAATCGGATAGATCCCCTTCGCTAGTAGCCAGGCGAGGCTGGCCTGCGCCGGCGAAACACCGTGCTTCTCGGCGACCGTGACGACCTCGGCGACGTCGCCGACCCGCCCGCCTGACAGCGGCGAGTACGCCACCAGCGGATAGCCGTGCTCGCGGGCGTGGGCCAGCCGATCCTCCGGCTGGAAGAGGGGGTGGTACTCGACCTGATTGGCGGCCGGTGGCCGTCCCATCACGTCCCGGAACCGCTCGAGCTGGTCGACCTCGAAGTTGCTGACCGCGACGCCGCCGACGAGGCCGTCCTCACGGGCCGCCGCCAGCGTCGGGAGGGTCCCGTCGGGATCGTAGTCGCCGCGGGGGCGGTGGACGTACAGTAGGTCCACGCGTTCGAGTCCGAGGCGCTCGAGGCTCGCCTCGACGCTCTCGTAGACGGTATCGGCACCGAGCTGGTCGACCCACACTTTCGTCGCGACGGTCAGCTCCTCGCGATCGATCGCCGCGCGCTCGATACCCTCGCCGACGACGACCTCGTTGTCGTATATCTGTGCGGTGTCGAGGTGACGGTATCCGAGCTGGATCGCCATCTCGATCGCCGCGGGATCGTCGATACCCATCGTCCCGAGCCCGAGTCGTGGAAGGTCCATGCCGCTAGATCCGCGACCGGCGAGAAGAGGGTGACGACCTCACCGAGCCGGCGAGCAACGAGGACGAAAGCGGTCGCCGAAGTACCCGTCCGGAGCGGATGAGACGATCGTCACTGTCTCTCTCCGCGCTTTCCCACACGGTTCCCGAGTACAGTCAGCCTCCCGACTACTGGTATCTGACCACCCTATCGACAATCACCGTATACGTCGACTGCCCTCGCCGTCGAAACGGCGGCCGCCCGCACCGATCCCAGCCGTTGACGTATCGGCCCCCCTCAGTGCTCGTATGAGCTACGTCGGTGTCGACTGGGCGGGTAGTTGCTGGGTCGTCGTCGCTATCGGCGACGAGATTACCGTGTCGACCGAGCCGTCGATCCTGAACGTCTGGACGGCGTACGAAGCGGACGCGGCGTCCATCCTCGTGGACGTCCCGATCGGCTTGCCCGAAGACGGGGATTGGGCGTGCGATCGCGCGGCGGCGCACCTCCTCGAGAGTCGATCGAGTTCCGTCTTTTCCATTCCCTGCCGAGCTGCCGTCACGGCCGAGACGTACGAGGAGGCGCGCGACGCGTGCGGCGGATCGCTGGGAAGCCAGAGCTGGTGGCTCTTCCCGCGAATCAACGAAGTCGACGCGTTCCTGCGGACCATCGACGACGCCCGGAAGATCGTCTACGAGAGTCATCCCGAAGTCTGCTTCGCGGCGTACGACGGCGGAGCGCTCCCGTCGAAAGGCGACGAGGACGGCCTCCGGGCTCGAGTAGCCGTTCTCGAGGGATTGAACGAACGGCTCGCAACGAAAGTCGGGAAGATCGTCGACGAGCGGCGAGACGGCACCGAGTGGCACGATCGCATCTCCAGTAGCCGGCGCGACGACGTCGTCGACGCCGCCGTCCTGGCTGTTACGGCGGAGCGACTCGAGCTCGGAGAGCGGACGCCCGAGCAGGCGTATCCGTCTCTTCCGGACGGAGACTATTCGGGGCCCGGTGAATCGGGGACGGACCCGGCACTGGAGATGCCGATGGAAATCGTGTTTCCGGGACGAGACCCCGGGCGAAGCGACGAGTAGCGACGACTCCGACTTCGGGTCGTCCGTCCCGAGAGCCGATTCGAAGCGATCGCTGCAGGGTACCGATGTCGGCCGTCTTCACTGTCGATCGGTTGCGAGTTCGAAGTATCCCTGTTCGTGTTTGATCGTTCCCTCGTTATCGAGTGCCGAAATCGCGCGGGTGATGGCACCGTCACTGTACCCGTACTCCTCCGAAATGGTCCGTCTAAGCGATTTGTGGGTGTGTCGGGTTCGCTCGAGTTCCGCGACGATCCGTTCGTTCAGGCGTTCGGGTTCACTCATCGTTCTCACCGTCGCTACTGACAGCCGTCCACGGCTACCGCCGTAGGTGTTCGCCTCGCCACCACTGGACGATCGGGTCGTCGCTGGCAGCGCGGTCGCGTCCACTGGCCACGCTCGCTGCGCGGCGACTCCGACGGATCGTCGATGGTGTCGGACGGCGAGTTGCTGCTTTCGAGAGCGGGAATCGAACGACCGGATCGAGCCGATCGACGGAGTTGCCCCTCGTTACGGCCCCTCGGCGAGATAGTCTCTAACGCAACGCCCCTGTGGATAGGTGAAGGTGACCGTCCCGTGGAGGATCGACGGCGTCGAGAGCGGGTCCGTCGGGGCGAACTGCTGAAATCGAGATCCCTCGGGGAAATCGAAGTCGATCCGATCGACCTCGGCCTCGAACAGTTCGCTGACGAACGGGATCGGGAACTCGACGAGTTCGTTGATTTCCGCTCGACCGCCGGCCGGATCCGGTATCTGCCGGTGGGCGTAGTAGTGGAGGTGACCCGTGAGCGTGTCGACCTGTTCGTCGCCGACGCTCACCGCCGCCTCGATGACGGAGTCGCCGTCGACCTCGAGCGTCGAGACCAACTCGTCGTCGTCCGTCGTCCACTCGCACGATCCGGCCTGAGCCGGAATCCCACCGCCCTCGCGGGTGTACGACTGCATCTGCGGAGAGTCGGTCCAGTAGCCGACCCAGAACCGTCCGGGAACGGGAAACTCTCCCTCCGCGCTACTGATCGCGGAACTGTCGTGGTCGGCTACCTCCACGGTCAGATAGGTGAGCGTATACGGCTCGAGGTGGCTGGTTTGCTCCGCGGATGGGACCCGATACATGTTCATCTGGATGAGGTTGTTCGGATGCGGGCTGAGCCCCGGTGGCAACACCGACTCGAGCACTTCGGGGTCGGCCTCGTAGCCGACGATGAGCATCCGCGCGTTCTTGATGAGCTGTGGCGAGGGGACGGTCGCCCCTGCCGGCATTCCGGTGTACGTCTCTGGATCGAATTGGTGGGTACTCATGGGCGCCTCGTGTGTGTCACTTGTTCGCTTCGACGCCGAAGTCTTCGGGTGCGAAGACGTCGGGAACCGGTTCGTCTCGGACGCCGCGAATGTCGTCGAGCACGGGCTTCAGATAGGCTCGGAATAGCTCCGGGCGCTCGCTCATCGGGAAGTGACCGGTCGCCTTCATCTCGTGAGCCGTCGCGCCGTCGCCGATGGCCGCGGCGGCCTCGCGGGCGTCGTCGGGATTGGTCAGGTAATCGTACTCGCCGTTCATCAGATACATCCGAACCTGGGTAGCGTCGATATCGTCGGCGGATTCGCTGTAGTCGTGATCCGTAGAGTAGTAGTGGAGATCGCCTTTGAGCACGCCGTTGGCACCCTGCTCGTACAGGTAGAGGGTTTCGCGGCGCGCCCACTCCGGCCCGTGGGGGGCCATCAGCCCCCACGTCGCGTGGGAGTTGACGTCGTTCGCGTTGACGTGAGGGTGGTCGAGCCACTGGATGTAGAACCCCGGCGTGAACAGGCCCGCCTCGAGACCGATCAGGGCTCGGAACCGCTCGGGATACCAGTCAGCGAGTTCGAGCGTGATCGTCCCGCCCATACTCGAGCCGATGAACACGGGGTCCTCGAGTTCGAGCGCGTCGGCGATGGAGACGATGGTGTCCGTGAATCGCTCGGCGGTGAGGTCGTACTGGTCGGCCCACCACGACTCGCTCGAGGGCGGGACCGATTTCCCGTGCCGGGGCAGGTCGTAGGCGACCACCCGGAAGTGCTCGGTTATCTCCGGGTCGTTTAGCACGTGCCGCCACTGCTGATTGTTGCACCCCGCGGTGTGCTGGCAGAGCAGCGGGATGCCGTCCGTCGGGCCAGCGGCTTCGTAGTAGATGCGATGATCGACGCCGTCGAGATCGACGGTAACGTACTGTCCCGTGATGGGCTCGTCCGTCACTTCTTCGGGTCGGTTTGACCCTTCGGTACGCGGTTGGCCGCCGTTGTGCGCCGTCCGCATCAGGTCGAGCGCCCGCTGGAACGGTCGGAAGTTCTGGAATATCGCCTCGTGATTGCCGATGAGGTCGAAGTAACCCTCTTCCCCCTTGACTGCGGTCCGGTAGAACGACGCGAACACTTCGTTGTGGTGTGGCGACGGCACTTCGCTGACGAATTCCTCCCACGCCTCGCGCGGGCCGACCACGCCGAACGACCACGCGTCGTCCAGCCCCGGCGTTCGGACGTCCTGCACCTCGCCACCCTGCATTTCGACGAGAAAGTGTTCCTCACCGATACCGACGACGAAGTTCTCGTCGAACGCGTCTCGGCCGTGCAACGTCATCTCCGGGTCCGAATTGACGACACCTTGATACTCGGACCACCATTCGTCACTGGCTAGTGTTTCGTTTGGCATGATTCGGTCTCCACCCCCGTTCCGATAGTGCGGTATGGACACGATCGTGAACGTGGGTATGGCTAACGTACTACAGAGAGTATCATAAACACACCGGCGCGAAGTGACACGAGAGACCAGTTCACCGCGAGGAAACGGGTACCTCCGGAGCAGACACCTCCATCACAGTTGAAATCGGCGACCGACAACTGGTGACGGAGACGTGCGTTGGTCGTGCCATCCGAACTCCGTCACGAAACCGCCCGGCACGACTTATACGTCGTCGAGATGTAGACCAGGTAACCAATGGTGTACCGTCCGTCCGAGAATTCGCTCTCGTTTCAGCACCTCCTCAGCCGGCTGTTTCAGGCGACTATCGGCGCCATACTCGTCGTCGGAGTCGTCACGCTGACCCTGAGCGTGATCGTGAACGCGGCTATCGCGCTGGGGGTGACGTTCGTCCCGGCCGTCCTGCGACGCGACTACCGTCTCAGTCTCGACCCGTGGATGACGCTGTGGATCACGGGGGCGCTCTTCCTGCACACGGTCGGAATGCTCGGCCTGTATCGCGACGTCTGGTGGTACGACCACATGACGCACACGCTCTCGGCGACGATCGTCGCCGGCGTCGGGTACGTGACCGCCCGCGCGGTCGACGAGTGGAGCGACGCGATCTATCTCCCGCCACGGTTCATGTCGGTGTACGTCCTCCTCTTCACGCTCGGTTTCGGCGTCTTCTGGGAGGTCACGGAGTTCGTCGCCCGAATCGGCGCCGACCTGCTCGGACTCGAGGCCGTGCTCATCCAGTACGGCCTCGAGGATACCCTTCTCGATCTGCTGTTCGACGCGGTCGGAGCCGTCATCGTCGCCATGTTCGGGACGGGACTGGTGTCGACGATGATCGATACGCTCGCGGCCAGGATCGGCGACCACCATGACGGCACGCACGACGGGGTCCGGGACGACCCCGCTGCTGGACGGACGACGACACGAGGCGGTGACGAATCCGGACACTTCGGCGGGTTCGTGTCCGACGGACCGGCGAACGCGCGTGCGTCTTGGGCGGTCACCGTCTTCCTCGGCGCCGTCGCGATCGGCGGGGTGTTCGCCGGTGCCATCCTCGCAGCGATACGCGTCGGCGTCGTGCTGGCGTTGGCGCTGCTCCCGGCGCTGGCGTATCGGGATCACCGGGCGACGCTTCCGTGGCCGGTCCTCGGACTCGCCAGCCTCCCGGTATTCGGTACCGTGATCGAACAGCCGTGGCTGACGTCGAATCTCGTCACCTACGTTGCCGTCGCGACGGTCGCACTCGTGATCGCGGTCGAACTCAACCTGTTCACGGCCGTCAGGATGTCGCCCCGGTTCGCCGTCGTCTTCGTCGTCGTCACGACGATGGCGACGGCGGGACTCTGGGCGCTCGGTCGCTGGTTCGCTGACCTCTCTCTGGGAACGGAGCTGCTCTTACAGCCCGGCTACACGGACGCCGAGATCGAGACCGCGCTTATGTGGGAGTTCCTCCACGCCGTGGTGGCCGGGGTAGTCGCCGGCATCGTGTTCGAGTGGGGCTTCCGGCGGCGGGAGGAGTGACGTCCCGCGACACGGACGGATGGCCGCCATTGCTCGCTACTCCTCCTCGAACGACAGGGGTACGTCGACCGACGGCCGAAGGGCAGTGCCCCCTCGATTATCGTCGGCAGGTCGAGACGGCTCCTGAACGTCCTGGTGTCAGGAGCCGACGCTGGTACGGAAGACATCCGCAGGCGAAGAGCGGGCGCATACCGATCACCGTCGGGCCGATAGAGGCGATCGGGGACGAACGGCCGCGTCACGAAACCCGGT is a window of Natrinema salaciae DNA encoding:
- a CDS encoding MBL fold metallo-hydrolase, with the protein product MRVSYQNTNIRGGNESTLLRFTTDDGTRACILVDAGDGVELDSLLAADEYLNAILLTHAHIDHYRTLARNVRHNAPIYASPATATALEHALPEARKDNDVGDVSDALDALEPIDDWTSILHDLEVRPVSAGHTPGAAGFVVRFRDETVADGLLNGERHLLVTGDFTTRPCAGFPGLDPTFPFDIDAVLLNVSTDESYPTALNESLETVLERAYAGSRVVVATSSLTGVHYAVLLGRITAELDRSLPITLVGQAAKLYNALEFDVPGVETRAVFDGTAEVLEEGRVTIAGPETPARGSASRLLDAIEDDPAGVFVQLATGDAAAISDVRCTTQHVELRNHPSLETIDEFVGDLAPMHVVVKHATGDALNRFQRRFDHCFVWGTNDDDIHRLYEAGEWRAPGWITDTTATRIRKRRWETVQRQSFASDGTVPSVRRDSVDLEAEGVDIEALENAFARAPTDPYADSVPTDDATVTETGTDRSRERADDDSIEVELLERLEAIESKLDRSTETVPARVLTDGDGEQFLRLLERADVDAGDVVEVVLPEADTE
- a CDS encoding aldo/keto reductase, with protein sequence MDLPRLGLGTMGIDDPAAIEMAIQLGYRHLDTAQIYDNEVVVGEGIERAAIDREELTVATKVWVDQLGADTVYESVEASLERLGLERVDLLYVHRPRGDYDPDGTLPTLAAAREDGLVGGVAVSNFEVDQLERFRDVMGRPPAANQVEYHPLFQPEDRLAHAREHGYPLVAYSPLSGGRVGDVAEVVTVAEKHGVSPAQASLAWLLAKGIYPIPKASSRDHLEANRAALDLELDEADVVRIDGVDREDELYPE
- a CDS encoding DUF429 domain-containing protein — translated: MSYVGVDWAGSCWVVVAIGDEITVSTEPSILNVWTAYEADAASILVDVPIGLPEDGDWACDRAAAHLLESRSSSVFSIPCRAAVTAETYEEARDACGGSLGSQSWWLFPRINEVDAFLRTIDDARKIVYESHPEVCFAAYDGGALPSKGDEDGLRARVAVLEGLNERLATKVGKIVDERRDGTEWHDRISSSRRDDVVDAAVLAVTAERLELGERTPEQAYPSLPDGDYSGPGESGTDPALEMPMEIVFPGRDPGRSDE
- a CDS encoding acetoacetate decarboxylase family protein; translated protein: MSTHQFDPETYTGMPAGATVPSPQLIKNARMLIVGYEADPEVLESVLPPGLSPHPNNLIQMNMYRVPSAEQTSHLEPYTLTYLTVEVADHDSSAISSAEGEFPVPGRFWVGYWTDSPQMQSYTREGGGIPAQAGSCEWTTDDDELVSTLEVDGDSVIEAAVSVGDEQVDTLTGHLHYYAHRQIPDPAGGRAEINELVEFPIPFVSELFEAEVDRIDFDFPEGSRFQQFAPTDPLSTPSILHGTVTFTYPQGRCVRDYLAEGP
- a CDS encoding alpha/beta fold hydrolase codes for the protein MPNETLASDEWWSEYQGVVNSDPEMTLHGRDAFDENFVVGIGEEHFLVEMQGGEVQDVRTPGLDDAWSFGVVGPREAWEEFVSEVPSPHHNEVFASFYRTAVKGEEGYFDLIGNHEAIFQNFRPFQRALDLMRTAHNGGQPRTEGSNRPEEVTDEPITGQYVTVDLDGVDHRIYYEAAGPTDGIPLLCQHTAGCNNQQWRHVLNDPEITEHFRVVAYDLPRHGKSVPPSSESWWADQYDLTAERFTDTIVSIADALELEDPVFIGSSMGGTITLELADWYPERFRALIGLEAGLFTPGFYIQWLDHPHVNANDVNSHATWGLMAPHGPEWARRETLYLYEQGANGVLKGDLHYYSTDHDYSESADDIDATQVRMYLMNGEYDYLTNPDDAREAAAAIGDGATAHEMKATGHFPMSERPELFRAYLKPVLDDIRGVRDEPVPDVFAPEDFGVEANK